The sequence below is a genomic window from Lodderomyces elongisporus chromosome 2, complete sequence.
CTAAAAAATTGTCCCTAGCACCATTCAATATCAATATGGGACTTCCAAACATCCTAAACATCACCGAAAATGATTTGTACCATGATGTGTCTAAGGAGTCCATACCCAAGGAAATATTGATGAATTATTATCAGACTGGGGGGCaggtggatatttatacagCTTCACAACTCATCAAAATTCAGCTTAATTTTCATTACATTCTAATCCGTTCGATGAACTATCTCAACTTTATAGTGGATAAGGAGCTCAATGCTGTTTACTATAAGCAAATTGCACTTATTTCGCAAGAAGTCCTTCATTATTtccttttaatttttgacCATGTTGGTAAATTTCATGAAAAAATGGACGAACCAAGAATTTCAACAAACTCTATTGTTATGGAAAGCTTGGGACTCGACGTAGATGAAGATGGATTCGTCATTAATGATTTCTCAGTGAAACGAAGACGCAAGTCTCACTCTAAGCAGGGCCATGCAAAAAAGATTGTCAGGGATATTCCATTATCACCATTCAACCCTATGCTCAATGGATTATCGTTAACAGTTATtaatttgaagaaatcCATCGTGCTTCAAATGTTGTACTTGTTGATATGTCAAATGAAGTATATCAAGCAGAATAGCCTAATAAAAGATGTACATCATTCTTGTTTGTTGCTCGTCAACTCAGTTGATTTGTTTCTCAAAGTCTTTATCAACTATAAGCCTGGCATGAGCCCCGGGAAAACCAATGACGATATATTGTTTCTGAAGTTATTAAACGATGAGTTAAGAGAGGATATGTTGCACTATCAACAACAGAGCCATCATGATTCAGAcgatgaggatgatgaggatGGACATGGAATAGGCACAAAGGAAGGAAATTACTACAAGAGCATAGACTGGGACAATGAAAATCTCGATGAGGATTTGAAGTACCTTaaaatttgcaaatttaTCAAGTACAGATCACAAGCGTTCCTTGAGCAATTGAATAATAGTACTAACATATCAAGAGGAACACTGGTTCAGGTATCTACAAATGGAAGAAAAGTGTCAGCGCCAGCATCAGCACCGGCACCAGCATCAGCACAGGCACAAGCACAGGCACAAGCACATGCACCAGCACAAGCACCAGCACATGCACAAGCACCAGCACAAGCACAGGCACAAGCACCAGCAcaagcaccagcaccagcaccagcaccagcacaaGTAAATGCGAATTTACATGCTTCTGTAAACACATCAACATCTTCTCATTCAGCTAGCGAGTTGACCAGTTATGCTGGCCAGTTTTATTCAAAAACAGACTCTTCGCCATATTTTCCCAAATTCGACGACTTTTCCAATGGGGTAGATTTAGGCATAAATGTAGGTGTTGGACCAAGAACAGGAACCGGGACAGAAGTCGGGGCAGAAATAGGAACGATCAAAGCTAGCCAAGATTTCGATGCAGCCCAAGACTTGATGGGGTTGAAGAGAAGTTCATCCCAAAGTAGAAACTATCCATAACCTAATGATACAAAATGAACAATGTCAAATGCAATGCAATGCAATTGACAAAATTTGCTGGAAAAGTCGAAGCGGCCGGATATTATTGTATAAGTTTTATATAGATGTTAATTTATATcgacaagaaaaaaaaaataaaaaaataaaaaaaaagagagaaagaataatTACAGAACaataaatcaaataaagaaggaaaTATTTCTCACAACCTTGCATGTGCTATTTGCGATTGTTGCATTTTTTCAGGAATTTGCTTATCCTCATACCACCATTTCATCGCTAACTCCACACGATTTAAATCCAAGCTATCACTGAACACTTTCCATAACATTCCTACAAGATAATCTCTTTCCACATCATTGCTTTTGACAATCAAGCTCCATATAACCTCCACCCATGGAGTAAATCTGGAAACTGGGAAGTATGGCACCAAGTTAATTAATGCTAGCACTGCAGCTTCTCTGGCAGTTTCAGGAAGTAGTCTCTGTCCATAATTGTAATCTTTTTTGAACTTGGGAAACAAATCTCGTACAACTTTATCTTTTGGCTTCTTGGCTTTGTTGTCGTGTATAATGTCGTTATCCAACCGTTTGTCTTGCTCTAAAGTGTTTAACGTCGAATTGGCTTCAACTTCTGCAATGGGTTGTGCCGAGGCAAAATTTGGGTTTTCCTCAGGTGTCCCGATACGAATCCCTGGTTGTATTGGTTTACATTTATCAGCaagaaagatgaaaaattcTTCTGCCgagtttgaaaattttgagCCTGGAGTTGAAGGCTGGTGAGGGTTTGAAAGAATTTTCTTGCcaatggtttcaatagctaTGCACAATTGAGTAGCCGAAATTCTCTTGGGGAATTGTTGAATGAGTAAGTTAACGTACTCTATGCAATCGCTGAGATTGGCGTTCTTGCTATTGGCGAAATAAAACAAGAGAACAGAATGGCTCGCTTCAATTAAGTCGTCATTTTGATATTGGCGATCGTTTGCCAAACTTTTTGCTATGTTataaatttcttttgcaaacaaTTCATTATGTATGTTCTTCAGTTGGAGATAATTCTCCCATAGTccaagaacaaacaaaactttAGCTTGCATAATATAATCATTGTTCAAAACATCTGGGTACATGTTGACTTCTTTATAGTCTCCTATTAAATTCATTGTCAAGTGTTCAAAGTAGCTACCAGTGCTCAAGCTCAATTCAATGCTGAGATAGTAAACAAAATTGTACGTATCAAACCCACCTTGCCCAATagaaagtaaaataaagttTAAGTAGTATAGGTTAGGCAATACTTTCAAAGCTATGCCTCTATACTCTTTATCAATTATTGCTAAATCTCGGTGATTAAACCAAATCATATGCGATTTGTTATTCCCCGTAAGGAACCTCGTGAACAAACCTTGAAATATAATAATCTCGGAAAATAATAGATTTTTCATAAAATACCAAAACAGTTGAAACAAAGAATTGCTGTTCTTCACAGAAGTGAAGGTATTGAAAACCGACAGCGTACACAATTGTGACAACTCTTTATTGAATTGAGTTACTCGCAGTAACAAGGAGTCAATCAAAGTTTCCATCTGTTCATCATATTTCAAATGACTCAAGTATGCCGCCAAGAGAAATGAAAACCTATTCAAATGTTTGATAACTGGTTTTTGCATGATTTCGATTTGGATATTGTTCTCCAAATCTGGGTCTTGGGGgtttaaatgaaaaaactTCTGATAAACTATTGTCGAAACTTGCTGGTTTAAAAACATCATATCGACAAGAGCATCAACCATGAACGTGTTGccaattttgtttgtgtaaaGTTTGACattctcttcctttttaaAGACCAACGCCAAACTAGTCACGCTCAAAAATATAATGTCCTTAGTATAGGTATTAGATAAACTATATTGCAAACAGTTTATAAAAATACGTTTCATCTTTGAGCTCCATTCTTGGAAAAACCAGCGATACTTGATAAAGTTGGAGCTACTATACAACTCATCTCTAAGAGTATTAGAAAGAGATATACCACATATTACGGGGAGTACTTTCCAACTATTGGCAATTGGGTTAAATGCAAcaaagttttcaatttcactCCCAATCCTTGAATAAAACAGTTTCAATGATAAAGTGGGCTGTGATATCTTTAGTTTCTTATCGAATATCAACTTGAACACCTCGATGATTGGATACATTTCTTCAAAAGAAGCCGTGGGGTACCCTTCACCACCAAAACAAGTGGTACTGTTCAAAAAACTGCTAAATACCAAACCCAAATTCTGCTCATGCTTAATATATGGAATGTAATTGTACAAGTAGCCCAACACTTGGTTGATGGTCAATTCTGGTTTGGGGTAACGCAAAGTATGAATGACATAGTCTAACTCCTGTGGTGTATATGTAGAAGTATCCGAACGAGATTGATATGCCACCCCCAGTGATGGGTTTCTTCCTGGGTTATTTAGCAAGCTTCTTCCCTGTGGCCCCAACTTGTGATAAAGATCTGACATTCTGTGTAGTACTGAGTTCACTTGTATTTATACGTATGAGTTGtgggaagaaaaaaaaaatggcgTTGATAAAATGTGGGGTTCGATAGTTTTTGATCAAGATTCGCAATTCTGATTACTATTTAatgttctattttttttttttttatgaacaatttttttttttactacaAGAGCAACAATGTAAACCGCGGCTTTTATATAAATTGGTCGGAAAAATCCAATCGCTACGTACGCATAATAATAGGTCATGGGTGATACGATAATGTTAAGGTTCAGTGGTTTATTAATTCAAAACTCCCAACATCAACAGTATCACTTGACAtctcatttattttttattattgacTTATTAATGAATAGACCAATTGGAATTTTGACTGATTAAACTTCTGTCGAATCGTTTAGTCAATATAGTACAATGTTTAACCAACCTTCGACATGAGCTATATATGTAGATtactattctttttttgttttagtCAAACAATAGTTGATGCTCagacaattttttttttcagacCAGCTCATATATTACCAGCTTTTGATTCATCTAGACAGTATTTTGCTCAAAGCAAAAGGGACATCCCTATAGGTGAGGTTGACGAATCGAATTTTGGCCTTTTACCAAATTACACATGGAACGACGTTGTTGACAGCTTGGCTTCTAATGAAAAactattctttttgcaaagacaCGGTGAAGGGTGGCACAATGTTGCAAGACGCTATTTGAATATCTCATACCATGATTGGCAGTGTCATTGGTCGTTGGTCGATGGCAAGGATGGTATTGAGTGGTATGATGCCGAATTGACGCCTCGCGGAAAAAAGCAAGTTGCATCATTAGCACACAAGATCAAACATACAGATgaatttccatttccactGAGATTCTATGTAAGTCCATTAAGGAGAACGTTGCAGACTTGGCTCGGAACATGGCAAAATTTAACAAGTAAAATTCCAacaattaaagaaaatgcTAGAGAAAAGTACGGAATCGATTCCGAAAGCAAAAGACACGAAAAGGAGTACATTGTAGCCAAATTCCCAAATGAATTTAAATTTGAACCTTACTTTTCTGAATTTGATGATAAATGGTCGCtggaagagagagaaaaattgCAGCATTGTCGGTATAGAGCAGCTACTTTGTTGCGGGACATATTCAAGGAGGTGACCGATAACGAAAAGGTAATAAGTGTTGTCTCTCATTCGGGAATCATCTATTGCATCTTGGATGTTGTACAACATAGATATTATGGACTCCATACTGCCGGCTTAATCCCTGTAATTGTCAAGATGgagagagaaacaaaattgtaCCCTTTGGACGATgcattttcaaactttaCGGATTGGTGTCCATCTCATTTCACTTCCGAAACATATATAGAGCAAACGGTTAGTgagaaggaaaatgaaTATTAGAATGCTAATTTGCATCTCATCATTGGTTGTAGTcataataaattaaaactATTTACATAATTTTGCAGATTCTGATGGCATACACAAAAACACCTCGATTTACACCAACTTACACCAACTCATACCAACTTACACATACACTATTTCCCACCTTCATATCCACATTTAAGCATGTGCATACATTCATACgtttttattattctttctttcttttttttttttttttttattctctcATCCGCATTCTAAACCCAGTCTACTGGGTTTTTTAAAACTTGCAACAATTTATCTTCCTCAGAGCCAGGTTCAGGATGATGGTCGTAGACCCAACTTGCGGTGGCAGGCAACGACATTAATATACTCTCAACTCTGGAACCTGGAGTTTGCAAACCAAATTGAGTGCCTCTATCCAAAACTAAGTTGAATTCAACGTATCTTCCTCTTCTAATCTGttgccaatttttttgctcagGTGTGAATGGCGTATCCTTACGTTTTTCAATGATTGGGCAATATGCTGGAATAAAAGCATCGAAACAGCTCTCTACAATCTTCAAAATTTCATCCGCCGGTTTGGAATCAAAGTCATCAAAGAAAATACCACCTACCCCACGAGTCTCTCCTCTGTGTTTGATCAAAAAGTACTCATTACACCACTTCTTGTATTTAGGAAACAATGTTTCATCGTATTTGTCCAAGGCATCCTTGTGCTTTTGATGGAAAAGTTTGGCGTCCTCCTCGTATAGATAGGAAGGTGTCAAatcagcaccaccaccaaacCACCAGGTCTGAACCTCGTTCGTGTCTGGGTCCGTGGTTTCAAAGTACCTATAGTTCAAGtgtgttgttggtgcatGAGGATTTATTGGGTGGATAACAAGCGACAAACcacaagcaaaaaaatcaacactTCCGTCTTTACTGCTTCCTCTTAAATTGGAGTGGTCGGCTCTCATTCTCTCAACAGCTTGAGGAGGCAATTTTCCATGCACCACCGAGATATTGACACCgcctttttcaaaagttgtaccattttgcaaaaccaTCGATTGGCCACCACCACCGTTGTTACCTCTTGTCCATGCATCAGTGTGGAATGTAACAGTGTCCAAGTCTGCTATTGCTTTGGTAATTTCTTGTTGCTTCAAACGGACAAGCGCTTCCATCCGCTCTCTAATGGGTAATGAAGTATCATGGATTTGATCTGGGCCAGCCATATTTGTTAAATTGACAATTATATAGTTTCAATTGTTTCGGGAGGAAAGAGAGGATCCTTAATTAAAAAGcgaaaaaacgaaaaaacgaaaagtaggaaaaaggaaaaaggaaaataaaaagctTTTCGCTAGTGAAAATATGTTTTGCTATAATTTGGCAGAATTGAGAAATTGCACAGCCTTTATATATGAAGGTTTGTAATTGTAGATAAatttgtatatttatatatttgtatatataaattcgTTATTTGAGACCTTATCCTGGATGATTTTGAGGACTAGGTGATTGTTGGTCCGCCaggttttttgttgttcccTTGATCATGCCACTATCGTTTAAATTTTGAGAAATTGCAGTATTGACACATGCTTacacaaaaataaaaaccaaCTCAAATTTAAACagcattaaaaaaaaaatacaaaatagaGCGATCGTAAGAGTGTAATACTGTTTTATACAACACAATCAGCTGCTCTAGAGTATAGTATGACGCGGCTGAATGGAGTCCATGTTATaggcaaagaaaaagcgaTGATGGTATTATAGTTTTGATCAAAAGGTATGATGGACGTTAACTTCTACGTAGGATACACTAAAGATTTTACCTTGAGTTATTTTTCCGACCTTTCTCAACatcaaaaataataaaaaataaaatgaaaaaaaaaaatttgaaaaaaaaaacactaatGAATAATAAAACAGTTTCTAAATTAAGTCACCAAAACTAAAGCTCATCATGGTAGTCTGTGTCATCCCAACCACCCTCTTCTCCATCGGAtgcttcttcaacaaaatcaCCAGCTTGTTCTTCCTCATCAGCACCAGCCGTACCACCAAGTTTAGGGTCTAGTCTTTGACTTATTTCAATGATATTTTGAGCATTTTGGTATAGCatcttgattttcttttcgtatGCTTTCAACTCTGGGATCTCCTGACTAACTACAAGACCTTTACTTCCTCTTTCGTCATcactttcattttcttcgtATGTAATTATTTTTGCTCCCTGCAAGGTGGATTTAGGGCACCATTTATCAGTCCAGCCCCAAACATTGGATAAGGTCTCAATTTTAATTCTTCCCTGAAGATTGTTCACCAAATCCTGATCTAATATATGCAAAGATTGCGAGTCGCTCGAAAGTTTTTGGTAGTGTGATCTAAGCACATTTCCTATACCTAAATCTCTAATTCTTGTTAAATTTGCCACAAACATCTCACTACTATGGTAATTTAAGCCATTCTTACCCAAGATCTCATGCCAGTACCCATGCTTCCAAAACATGTCAACGTCaccattttctttgtccTCACACATCGAGGGGAATGCATATGGTGCATTGTATAACTCCAAATTCACTAGAGTACTTAGATCCGCACGACAAATCAGGTTAGGACTCATATATACAACATTTTCAAGCTCTTGCGGGAAAAGCACATCCAAAAACAATACTTTGTAACCTTGACATATCTTTTGCTTTAGCAATTGTCTTCTCACAAAGTTTGGCCACTTGTAAGTTACAAATTCGATTGTCACATTGTATTCTGTTTCCAATTGTAATTTCATTGCTTTGAAAGTTGAGGATGCATAGTTTGAAAGTACCCAAAAAGTGACATCCGCAGAAGGATTATATTTTCTTACAGATGCTATGAGTTTTCCAACCAGACTTTCATCCAGTTTCTTGCAAATGGTTGTGAATATATTCAAGTTGGAATCAAAGCGAGTTTtactttttcgtttttggttttgcaCTTGTAGTTTGTCATTCTCCTGTTTTCTCTTAAGGAAAGCTTTTGACAAAGTGTCATCCACTCTCACATGCAACTGAGTCCCACTTAAATCAAATACAGGCACATCAAATGTTTGCAGCTcctcaatagcaacatttGAGTCGTATTTGTTCCTCGATGCCGATAATAGTACATGATCTGAGCTTGCACTTAAAGATTGTGAAACGCCAGGAGGTGCTTTCATCTGGAAATAGTTTAAAGCGGACATCACCAAAGTATCCGTTTTGCTATTGTCTGAGCTAAGCTCTAATTGCAATTGCTCTGGTGTTCGACCAGTGTGAATATCTCTTGCGTAACCATCCACCAACAAGCCAGtcattttgaaattgaaataaacGTTGCTTAGGCTTGGGTTAAAGCAATCCGGATCCATATTTGTAGGAAAATAACCATTTCCTTCGACTACCCATTTCTCAGGGTACTCCGTCTTAAGCAGATAATTTGCAAAAGGAAGGTTCTCATAAACAGCACTTGGCTTGGTGTCAAGTAACCATTGACCATTTGTACCAAAAATCGGTATTGAAGAAGGGTATATTCCGCGATAAAACCTTTTATAAGGTAAAGTTTCGCTTCCCATAACTCCTCCATTTCCTATAATCCCTGGCTGCAACAAGattctaatattaacaaaagaaaaagactcAATCGCTGCAATCATGTTTATTGCTTTTTGCGAAAAACTTTCATCCATGGGGTCGATAATTAAAAGTACATCCACCGTCTTTTTTTCAGTATAGGGCAAGATTTCGATCGAGTTTGACATATCAACtgaatcaaaatcaaacctatttacatcaacaacaaaagtttTATCATCAACGTGAAATGATTTTGTCACAACACTAGACAACAGATCAAACCAATCGTTGATACTTTTGTGGCCAAGTTTTGACATTTCATGTGCAAAGTCTATCAAGTCAAAGTTGTGGAATGCTTCAGGATAAGCTGAAACCACATCCTCAATCATGTTCAAACGTTGCTTCCATTCAAATTCTAAAAGCTCTTCCAAATCATTTACTGAGTACACAATGTCCATTCTTAAATACCTTGAATTAAGGAGCATGTACGAATGCTGTGTAGGAAGTTGCATATGTTCCACGGCTTTAACAATTGTTTCGTTTCTTTGCGTCGACAATTGGCCATTTCTGATAACATCATATAATTGGCTTAAACTCGAATCGGTCAATGCTGAAAAGTCAACAACATTATTTCCAtatcgttgttgttgttgttgttgctgctgctgctgttgctgcagATTCTTCATCAATTCTTTAAATATTGATGTATTTCCCAAATTCAAAACCCGAACTTGAATTGATGCTCCCAGTTCTATTAGCTTCaataaattaataaattGCTTTAGAGAATCTTCATGGCTGAAATCAGAGACAAACCACATAGTCGCTGCTATTTGGTTCATTTGGCCCagttccttttttttaaacaaatGAGAAATCTCTAATAGATCATCACCAATTAGCTTGTATAAACTGTCCCTTGGATTTTGACTAATGCGAGCATTGCGTCTGGCTTTGGCATTATTATAAAGTATATTTTTCAAGCCTCTTGAAGAAGGTGCCTGTTTAAGATTTGCCTTGAGACTCGAGATATCCTGTGCAATTTGCTTACTCATCGACATTTGCCAAGTGGGCAAGGAAAGGTCGTATATGACACCATTGACAATAACAGATGGtttaaaaatagaatattTCTCGGGAATAGTGTTGAGATTAACGTTGAAGTTTTTCTCAAGATccactttttcaaaaactttttcaaaattgtcGCTATCATCCAAATATTTGTAAAGAAACGCCAACGCCTCCTGTGGATTCAGCACCTTGAGTATATGATAAAATCTGTTTGCAATATCCAAATCCATAGAGCTGCCACTTAAAGGAAGGACTCCTATCTGTTGTGGAATACCAGAATCCAATATCAACTTGGACATTGCAAACATTATCTTGAGCTGTTGCTTGTCGGCTAAGTTTATAGCAAAAATAATGTCATGAACATTTTCACGCAAGGGGGgtatttggtttggtttcaAAGTCTGAGAGTCGGGGCCAAGGTAAGCAGCATACGGGTTATCTTGGTAGTCTTGATAATTTTGATCCTTTTCaatattgttgaaaaaaacaactcCACCCTTCAGTGCATTTGACTTGCGGAACAAAGACTTAAACACCATAAACCTATTGTCATTGTTCCCCATTATAGTATTTCCACTATCGAATTGGCTTTGCTTTACAGATGAAAGCAAGGCAAACTTTTGTATTAGTAATTTGGCCTGTTTCGAGTCAAATCCGAGCTCCACAAGGTTTTCAACTATACtctgttcttgttgtatCTTTTCCACAAGTTTAAATACGTCTAGCTCCAAATGATGGATTGGTGAACCGTTAATGTATAATCCAATTGAATCACGCAGCAATCCCATATTTTCATTCTCAATGGCCTTGGTTTTCACCTTTCGAACATGGTAGTTCTCTGGAAATTTGTcaagaaagtaaagaaacTTTGGAAAGTTGTTTACTATAGTTCGTAATACATCAACTTTGGATATAGAATATTTGTTAAAAAGGACAAAAGAAGTAAGTTTATAACCAATTTCGTTTAAGGTAtccaaatttgtttttgtttctgattttgtctttttcgctgttgttgttgttgttgttgttattgttgttgttattgcaGTAGATTCCACACAGGTACTTGAATTTGCAATTTCTGCAAAgtttttttgcaaactcAATGTACTTGAATTTGGTTCCGAGCCAATAGTATCCAATTTAACCAATTCGCATGAATACCCTGCTAAAAAGTTACGCTTTTTAGGGCTGCCTAGTGGAACATATCGCCAAACAAACTGAAGTTTTCCTGCAATAGCTTCTTGATGTAACAAACTCAAAAACCTTTGCGTAGATTCTGCAGACGGATCACCATAAAATTGAACTAAAGGTGCACCCTTGTTGATTCCAATAACGCGATCAAACAAAGTATGTCCTTTTCTATCGTTTGATATTGAAATATTGATATCCCTATCGCTGTCACTATTTCTGTTATTGCTTCCACCGCCTCTAATTGTCTTGAGTGCAAACAAATCGCTCACTGAGCAGTATATCTCATTATTATATGAGACCCAAGCAGGAATTTCgccatttttcttctcaacAATTTCTCCAAACAGGTCTTTTTCACAATGCACAAGCAATTGCTTattaaaattttgtttcagCAAAACTTGTTCGTAATGATTGTAATGGGCAATAACTCTTGGAGCAAATCTTTTATATaccaaattgaaattgataaaGTCGATGTCCGATTGTTCAATTGAAAGACCAGTGATGACACTTTCATAAACCTCTTTATCATTCGCAAGATCCACTTCTTCACTATCCCCCAATCCGTATATCAATTCAAGTGCTGGTAAATAAAGCGATTCGTTGAACCCGGCTATGCTCTCGATCAAAAGTGCTTTGAAGTCTGTATCATTCCATGGTGCTTCCACATGTAGAAGAACTTCTCCACCTACCTTTGGCAAATCATTGTGTAAAGATGCAGCAAAAGTGATAAAAaatggtaaaaaaaatgttagCCATAGTACCATATTCGGTACTAAATATAAAGATCAAGGTAAAGCAGATGAaagcaaaggaaaaatgAATGGTGCAAACTGTTTGGAGTTTATCTACGTGCTTAGGAT
It includes:
- the PMU1_2 gene encoding putative phosphoglycerate mutase pmu1, with protein sequence MGDTIMLRFSGEVDESNFGLLPNYTWNDVVDSLASNEKLFFLQRHGEGWHNVARRYLNISYHDWQCHWSLVDGKDGIEWYDAELTPRGKKQVASLAHKIKHTDEFPFPSRFYVSPLRRTLQTWLGTWQNLTSKIPTIKENAREKYGIDSESKRHEKEYIVAKFPNEFKFEPYFSEFDDKWSSEEREKLQHCRYRAATLLRDIFKEVTDNEKVISVVSHSGIIYCILDVVQHRYYGLHTAGLIPVIVKMERETKLYPLDDAFSNFTDWCPSHFTSETYIEQTVSEKENEY
- the HEM13 gene encoding Coproporphyrinogen-III oxidase (BUSCO:EOG09262CUO), producing the protein MAGPDQIHDTSLPIRERMEALVRLKQQEITKAIADLDTVTFHTDAWTRGNNGGGGQSMVLQNGTTFEKGGVNISVVHGKLPPQAVERMRADHSNLRGSSKDGSVDFFACGLSLVIHPINPHAPTTHLNYRYFETTDPDTNEVQTWWFGGGADLTPSYLYEEDAKLFHQKHKDALDKYDETLFPKYKKWCNEYFLIKHRGETRGVGGIFFDDFDSKPADEILKIVESCFDAFIPAYCPIIEKRKDTPFTPEQKNWQQIRRGRYVEFNLVLDRGTQFGLQTPGSRVESILMSLPATASWVYDHHPEPGSEEDKLLQVLKNPVDWV
- the KRE5 gene encoding killer toxin resistant protein (BUSCO:EOG0926049A); this translates as MVLWLTFFLPFFITFAASLHNDLPKVGGEVLLHVEAPWNDTDFKALLIESIAGFNESLYLPALELIYGLGDSEEVDLANDKEVYESVITGLSIEQSDIDFINFNLVYKRFAPRVIAHYNHYEQVLSKQNFNKQLLVHCEKDSFGEIVEKKNGEIPAWVSYNNEIYCSVSDLFALKTIRGGGSNNRNSDSDRDINISISNDRKGHTLFDRVIGINKGAPLVQFYGDPSAESTQRFLSLLHQEAIAGKLQFVWRYVPLGSPKKRNFLAGYSCELVKLDTIGSEPNSSTLSLQKNFAEIANSSTCVESTAITTTITTTTTTTAKKTKSETKTNLDTLNEIGYKLTSFVLFNKYSISKVDVLRTIVNNFPKFLYFLDKFPENYHVRKVKTKAIENENMGLSRDSIGLYINGSPIHHLELDVFKLVEKIQQEQSIVENLVELGFDSKQAKLLIQKFALLSSVKQSQFDSGNTIMGNNDNRFMVFKSLFRKSNASKGGVVFFNNIEKDQNYQDYQDNPYAAYLGPDSQTLKPNQIPPLRENVHDIIFAINLADKQQLKIMFAMSKLILDSGIPQQIGVLPLSGSSMDLDIANRFYHILKVSNPQEALAFLYKYLDDSDNFEKVFEKVDLEKNFNVNLNTIPEKYSIFKPSVIVNGVIYDLSLPTWQMSMSKQIAQDISSLKANLKQAPSSRGLKNILYNNAKARRNARISQNPRDSLYKLIGDDLLEISHLFKKKESGQMNQIAATMWFVSDFSHEDSLKQFINLLKLIESGASIQVRVLNLGNTSIFKELMKNSQQQQQQQQQQQQRYGNNVVDFSALTDSSLSQLYDVIRNGQLSTQRNETIVKAVEHMQLPTQHSYMLLNSRYLRMDIVYSVNDLEELLEFEWKQRLNMIEDVVSAYPEAFHNFDLIDFAHEMSKLGHKSINDWFDSLSSVVTKSFHVDDKTFVVDVNRFDFDSVDMSNSIEILPYTEKKTVDVLLIIDPMDESFSQKAINMIAAIESFSFVNIRILLQPGIIGNGGVMGSETLPYKRFYRGIYPSSIPIFGTNGQWLLDTKPSAVYENLPFANYSLKTEYPEKWVVEGNGYFPTNMDPDCFNPSLSNVYFNFKMTGLLVDGYARDIHTGRTPEQLQLELSSDNSKTDTLVMSALNYFQMKAPPGVSQSLSASSDHVLLSASRNKYDSNVAIEESQTFDVPVFDLSGTQLHVRVDDTLSKAFLKRKQENDKLQVQNQKRKSKTRFDSNLNIFTTICKKSDESSVGKLIASVRKYNPSADVTFWVLSNYASSTFKAMKLQLETEYNVTIEFVTYKWPNFVRRQLLKQKICQGYKVLFLDVLFPQELENVVYMSPNSICRADLSTLVNLELYNAPYAFPSMCEDKENGDVDMFWKHGYWHEILGKNGLNYHSSEMFVANLTRIRDLGIGNVLRSHYQKLSSDSQSLHILDQDLVNNLQGRIKIETLSNVWGWTDKWCPKSTLQGAKIITYEENESDDERGSKGLVVSQEIPELKAYEKKIKMLYQNAQNIIEISQRLDPKLGGTAGADEEEQAGDFVEEASDGEEGGWDDTDYHDEL